In Bartonella bovis 91-4, the following proteins share a genomic window:
- a CDS encoding thiamine phosphate synthase: MVHQKNKPIEHYSFPQLVLTLDVRRIIDPVFLRQLLQTKSFACVILYDSFVNQGDGAFLQNSAQIYADDIQQNGAALIIAEDSRVAGRIKADGMHLESGLDAFDVLENQKKNKKIVGFGNLRTRHCAMSVAEAGGDYVFFGKLGADKKPFSHPRNIALAQWWAEIMEVPAIIQAGSDLETVDEALKTACEFIAIEEMIFAHDHPFIVLDKIKEKCKSHPLL; encoded by the coding sequence ATGGTCCATCAGAAAAATAAACCAATTGAACATTATTCTTTTCCTCAGTTGGTTCTAACATTGGATGTTCGGCGTATTATTGATCCTGTATTTTTGCGTCAGCTCTTGCAAACAAAGTCTTTTGCTTGCGTTATTTTATATGATTCATTTGTTAATCAGGGTGATGGTGCTTTTTTACAAAATAGTGCTCAGATATATGCTGATGATATTCAACAAAATGGCGCTGCCCTTATTATTGCTGAAGATAGCCGTGTTGCTGGCAGAATTAAAGCTGATGGGATGCACCTGGAGAGTGGTCTTGATGCTTTTGATGTGTTGGAGAATCAGAAAAAAAACAAAAAAATAGTTGGTTTTGGAAATTTACGAACACGCCACTGTGCTATGAGTGTTGCTGAAGCTGGGGGGGATTATGTGTTTTTTGGAAAATTGGGTGCTGATAAAAAACCATTTTCCCATCCTCGAAATATTGCTTTAGCACAATGGTGGGCTGAGATTATGGAGGTGCCTGCTATTATTCAAGCAGGCAGTGATCTTGAAACTGTTGATGAAGCCTTAAAAACGGCATGCGAATTTATTGCCATTGAAGAGATGATTTTTGCTCATGATCACCCCTTTATTGTACTTGATAAGA
- a CDS encoding OpgC family protein, with protein sequence MAHHSISPHDTFLLNCDKHTSPLSHRDTRIDVLRALALLTIFINHIPGTFYEHLTLKNFGFSDSAEIFVLLSGVSLGLSFHAQALTSCFTSYMRKLWKRAFVLYKAHLFTTFITLALFLGASVLWRSEQLSSMNNVGIFLTQPFITFLSTLSLGHQLGYNNILSLYIVCMLFAPFALYLTNKHKGFLLFISLMIYLICGFYSIAPLSYPLQGQWFLNPLSWQFLFIIGLTSAIHLKQGGKIAFRPLIVIFSASYLVFALLWVRLEWWGSFGSSNWSSPLMNFNKTFLSLPRLVHILALASLILFLPCLHERLHLSTRHPLAILGKYSLPVFVTGTIFAMCGQIFKTLTTSTFFFDTLLMISGIAIQFAVAYYYENQRTYRLASSKNKTNL encoded by the coding sequence ATGGCACATCATAGTATTTCCCCTCACGATACATTTCTTTTAAACTGTGATAAGCATACCTCCCCTTTATCTCACCGTGATACCCGTATTGATGTGTTGCGTGCTTTGGCTCTGTTAACGATTTTCATCAACCATATTCCTGGAACATTTTATGAACATCTCACACTTAAAAACTTTGGTTTTTCTGATTCGGCAGAAATATTTGTTTTGCTTTCAGGGGTTTCTCTTGGATTAAGCTTCCATGCTCAGGCCCTCACAAGCTGTTTTACTTCATACATGCGCAAGCTTTGGAAGAGAGCTTTTGTGCTTTATAAAGCACATCTTTTTACAACCTTTATCACATTAGCCCTCTTTTTGGGAGCCTCTGTATTATGGCGCTCAGAACAACTTTCATCTATGAATAATGTGGGGATATTTTTAACACAACCTTTCATCACATTTTTAAGCACTTTAAGTCTTGGCCATCAATTAGGCTATAATAATATTCTTTCTCTTTATATTGTTTGTATGTTGTTTGCCCCTTTTGCCCTCTATCTTACGAACAAACATAAAGGTTTTCTTCTTTTTATATCATTGATGATATATCTTATATGCGGCTTTTATAGCATTGCACCACTTTCTTATCCACTCCAAGGGCAGTGGTTTTTAAATCCTTTGTCGTGGCAGTTCCTTTTTATTATTGGGTTAACAAGCGCGATACACCTCAAACAAGGAGGGAAAATAGCCTTTCGTCCTTTAATTGTTATTTTCTCAGCAAGTTATCTTGTGTTTGCACTGTTATGGGTGCGTTTAGAATGGTGGGGAAGCTTTGGATCATCTAACTGGTCCTCACCCCTCATGAATTTTAATAAAACGTTCTTAAGTCTTCCTCGCTTGGTGCATATTCTGGCCTTAGCATCTTTAATCCTTTTCCTTCCCTGTTTGCATGAGCGACTTCACCTCTCCACAAGACATCCTTTAGCCATTTTAGGTAAATACAGCTTACCAGTTTTTGTCACAGGCACCATTTTTGCAATGTGCGGCCAAATTTTCAAAACACTAACAACAAGCACATTTTTTTTCGACACCCTCTTGATGATAAGCGGTATCGCAATACAATTTGCTGTAGCTTACTATTATGAAAATCAAAGAACTTATCGCCTTGCATCTTCAAAAAACAAAACAAATTTATAA
- a CDS encoding DUF1465 family protein has protein sequence MNAHEPSQDKPIIMMEHDAFESVFNRLYEETMDLIEETADYIDKEGKCAARHLSDKTSALYAKEAMYLSTRLMQIASRLLLFRAGREGEMSPEQIQKEIAKISLHTPSLGPETAHWTELPEIFRHFVARSLRLEERMRHVSYDIDQTSCKTLQKNNPVSKQIQLLKRAFRRS, from the coding sequence GTGAATGCACATGAACCTTCACAAGATAAACCCATTATCATGATGGAACACGATGCTTTTGAGAGCGTTTTTAACCGTCTCTATGAAGAAACGATGGACCTCATTGAAGAAACAGCAGATTATATCGATAAAGAAGGTAAATGCGCTGCTCGCCACCTTTCAGACAAAACTTCTGCACTTTATGCAAAAGAAGCCATGTATTTAAGTACACGGCTAATGCAAATCGCCTCTCGACTTTTACTTTTTCGTGCAGGGCGTGAAGGAGAAATGTCTCCCGAACAAATACAAAAAGAGATTGCAAAAATTTCTCTTCATACACCATCACTAGGGCCAGAAACCGCTCATTGGACAGAGTTACCAGAAATTTTCCGCCATTTTGTAGCACGTTCTCTGCGTTTAGAAGAACGTATGCGCCATGTCAGTTATGATATCGATCAAACTTCTTGCAAAACCTTACAAAAGAACAATCCTGTAAGCAAACAAATTCAATTGCTCAAACGTGCTTTTCGGCGCTCTTAA
- the ruvC gene encoding crossover junction endodeoxyribonuclease RuvC translates to MVKAIRIIGIDPGLQRTGWGVVDLLGNHLHFIASGTLRSDAKSHLASRLYQLHQGLSDVVHRFMPHEAAVENVFVNKDASATLKLGQARAIALLVPAQAGLPVSEYAPNTIKKSVIGVGHGAKEQIHMMVKTLLPRAEFDSSDAADALALALCHSTHRTSLSYSSQG, encoded by the coding sequence ATGGTAAAAGCGATTCGTATTATAGGCATCGATCCTGGATTACAGCGAACAGGGTGGGGCGTCGTTGATCTATTAGGCAATCACCTACACTTTATTGCATCGGGCACACTACGCTCTGATGCAAAAAGCCATCTTGCTTCCAGACTGTATCAGCTTCATCAAGGGCTTTCTGATGTTGTGCACCGTTTCATGCCTCATGAAGCAGCTGTTGAGAATGTTTTTGTCAACAAAGATGCTAGTGCCACTTTAAAACTTGGTCAAGCACGCGCTATTGCACTTCTCGTACCGGCCCAAGCAGGTCTTCCAGTTTCTGAATATGCTCCAAACACCATCAAAAAATCTGTTATTGGTGTGGGCCATGGTGCAAAAGAACAAATTCATATGATGGTCAAAACTCTTCTCCCACGCGCTGAATTTGACAGCAGCGACGCAGCTGATGCACTGGCACTGGCACTTTGTCATAGTACCCATCGTACTAGTTTATCCTATAGTTCACAAGGTTAA
- the ruvA gene encoding Holliday junction branch migration protein RuvA, giving the protein MIGKLKGILDSICDDYIILDVQGVGYSIFVSNRLLSSLPTLGEHLNLFIETHVRAEAIRLFGFTTKAERDWFCLLQNVPGVGAKVALAILGTLSPGELAQAIALNDVAMIKRAPGIGQKVSERIISEFKNKALPFNEESKNTEHLVSNLQAQETNQPINDALSALIKLGFERDQAAKALASALSNLEEESVSSALLIRYSLKLLSNSSNTR; this is encoded by the coding sequence ATGATCGGCAAATTAAAAGGCATACTTGACAGCATCTGCGACGATTACATCATCCTTGATGTGCAAGGTGTGGGGTATAGCATCTTTGTATCAAACAGGCTTTTATCTTCTTTACCAACCCTTGGTGAACACTTAAACCTGTTTATTGAAACGCATGTTCGTGCAGAAGCCATTCGTCTTTTTGGTTTTACCACGAAAGCTGAACGAGACTGGTTTTGCCTTTTACAAAATGTGCCAGGAGTAGGTGCAAAAGTTGCTTTAGCTATTTTAGGAACTTTATCTCCTGGTGAACTTGCCCAAGCGATTGCATTAAACGATGTAGCAATGATCAAACGTGCCCCTGGAATCGGTCAAAAAGTCAGTGAAAGAATTATAAGCGAATTCAAAAACAAAGCATTGCCCTTCAATGAAGAGAGCAAAAATACTGAACATCTTGTGTCAAACCTCCAAGCACAAGAAACCAATCAACCAATCAACGATGCACTATCGGCTTTAATCAAGCTTGGTTTTGAGCGTGACCAAGCAGCAAAAGCTCTGGCTTCAGCACTCTCCAACCTTGAAGAGGAGAGCGTTTCCTCAGCGCTTCTCATTCGCTACAGTCTAAAATTGCTTTCCAATTCATCCAACACAAGGTAA
- the ruvB gene encoding Holliday junction branch migration DNA helicase RuvB has protein sequence MHKDESQRLLGAIPLPNDPDRSLRPQVLDDFIGQEAARANLKIFIEAAKTRKEALDHVLFVGPPGLGKTTLSQIMAKELGVNFRSTSGPVIAKAGDLAALLTNLEERDVLFIDEIHRLNPAIEEILYPAMEDYQLDLIIGEGPAARSVKIDLAKFTLVAATTRLGLLTTPLRDRFGIPIRLSFYTIEELEYIVQRNARLFSVQISDDGAHEIACRARGTPRIAGRLLRRVCDFALVKGSEKIDRFIADEALSRLEVDHLGLDPLDRRYLILIAETFLGGPVGIETIAAALSEPRDAIEDIIEPYLLQQGFIQRTARGRIITEKAWAHLGLCAPESAALAQKSSPSANTQDHSSIQPTLWEKEDD, from the coding sequence ATGCATAAAGATGAAAGCCAACGCCTTCTTGGTGCCATACCCCTTCCCAATGACCCAGACCGTTCCTTAAGGCCACAAGTTCTTGATGATTTTATTGGTCAAGAAGCAGCGCGTGCAAATTTAAAAATATTTATTGAAGCAGCAAAAACCCGTAAAGAAGCTTTAGATCATGTTTTATTTGTAGGGCCGCCAGGTTTAGGAAAAACAACACTTTCGCAAATTATGGCTAAGGAATTAGGTGTTAATTTTCGTTCAACATCAGGGCCAGTCATTGCCAAAGCAGGCGATTTAGCAGCCCTTTTAACCAACTTAGAAGAACGTGATGTTTTGTTTATTGATGAAATTCACCGTTTAAATCCAGCCATTGAAGAAATTCTTTATCCTGCAATGGAAGATTATCAACTCGATCTAATCATTGGTGAAGGACCAGCAGCACGTTCAGTCAAAATCGACCTTGCTAAATTCACCTTAGTGGCAGCAACCACACGTTTAGGATTATTAACCACCCCCTTACGGGATCGTTTTGGCATCCCCATCCGGTTAAGTTTTTATACTATAGAAGAATTAGAATATATCGTTCAGCGTAATGCTCGCCTTTTTTCAGTCCAGATAAGCGATGATGGTGCCCATGAAATTGCATGTCGTGCACGTGGAACCCCGCGAATTGCAGGAAGATTGTTGCGCCGGGTTTGTGACTTTGCTCTTGTTAAAGGTTCAGAAAAAATTGACCGCTTCATTGCAGATGAAGCCCTTTCACGTCTTGAGGTTGACCACCTTGGTCTTGACCCTTTAGACCGGCGCTATCTGATCCTCATTGCAGAAACTTTCCTAGGCGGCCCTGTTGGCATTGAAACAATTGCAGCTGCTCTTTCAGAGCCACGTGACGCCATTGAAGATATTATTGAACCCTATCTCCTCCAGCAAGGTTTTATTCAGCGCACAGCCCGCGGGCGAATTATTACAGAAAAAGCTTGGGCACACCTAGGGCTTTGTGCCCCTGAATCGGCAGCTTTAGCACAAAAATCCTCGCCATCAGCTAACACGCAAGATCATTCCTCAATACAACCCACTTTATGGGAAAAAGAAGATGACTAA
- the tolQ gene encoding protein TolQ codes for MAHIEFGSPDTLGMWSLFMQANWVVKAVMIGLILASIWSWAIIIDKIFTYRKIRYNIKQFEQVFWSGKSLEELYVTYQNQHNNSICVVFIAAMKEWKKSLTKGVQPSWNLQSRIEKAMDLALGRESAKIESKLGFLATLGSAAPFIGLFGTVVGIMNSFLSISASQNTSLAVVAPGIAEALLATAIGLLAAIPAVIAYNKLTHESTQIIAHIEDFADEFSTIMSRQIDEKITLNSLQ; via the coding sequence ATGGCACACATAGAATTTGGCTCTCCAGATACCCTTGGAATGTGGAGTTTGTTTATGCAGGCCAATTGGGTTGTCAAGGCTGTCATGATTGGGCTTATTCTTGCATCAATATGGAGCTGGGCAATTATTATCGATAAAATATTCACATACCGAAAAATACGTTACAACATCAAACAGTTTGAGCAAGTTTTTTGGTCAGGTAAATCATTAGAAGAGCTTTATGTAACCTATCAAAATCAGCATAACAACAGCATCTGTGTTGTTTTTATAGCAGCAATGAAGGAATGGAAAAAATCCCTCACCAAAGGGGTTCAACCATCGTGGAATTTACAAAGCAGAATTGAAAAAGCCATGGATTTAGCCTTAGGGCGTGAGAGTGCAAAAATAGAATCAAAATTAGGCTTTTTAGCCACACTTGGATCAGCTGCCCCCTTTATCGGTTTATTTGGAACAGTTGTTGGAATTATGAATTCATTTCTTTCAATTTCGGCTTCTCAAAATACATCTCTTGCGGTGGTAGCACCAGGTATTGCAGAAGCTCTTTTAGCAACAGCAATTGGCCTGTTAGCTGCCATCCCAGCTGTGATTGCTTACAATAAACTAACGCATGAAAGCACTCAAATCATAGCACATATAGAAGACTTTGCTGATGAATTTTCAACGATTATGTCACGGCAAATTGATGAGAAAATAACCTTAAACTCATTGCAATAG
- the tolR gene encoding protein TolR, with protein sequence MALSLASPSQKNTRKHRRLQNHLISEINITPFVDVMLVLLIIFMVSAPLLVNGIPLDLPKSQAGPVQTERPPLTVSLDTQGRFAINQDYYSTSQALITKLKEQLSTDPTLQNQRIFVRAAKTVEYEKVLQLLADIQKAGFSQVALASLAQ encoded by the coding sequence ATGGCACTTTCTCTTGCTTCTCCTTCTCAAAAAAATACACGAAAACATCGTCGTTTGCAAAATCATTTAATCAGCGAAATTAACATAACGCCTTTTGTGGATGTTATGCTTGTTTTACTGATTATTTTTATGGTTTCTGCTCCCCTTTTGGTCAATGGTATTCCTCTTGATTTACCCAAAAGCCAAGCAGGACCAGTGCAAACAGAGCGTCCTCCTTTAACAGTTTCGCTTGATACACAAGGGCGTTTTGCAATCAATCAAGACTATTATTCCACATCACAAGCATTGATTACAAAATTAAAAGAGCAGCTATCAACCGATCCAACATTGCAAAACCAACGCATTTTTGTGCGCGCTGCTAAAACTGTTGAATATGAAAAAGTTTTACAACTTCTCGCTGATATTCAAAAGGCCGGTTTTTCGCAAGTTGCTTTAGCCAGTTTAGCACAATAA
- the tolB gene encoding Tol-Pal system beta propeller repeat protein TolB, whose amino-acid sequence MTRMRYTLFSWLIVTISVWLSNFSLAHAQLKGTIASADFNPISIAITDFISNDSIGLKIAAVVAADLERSGLFLPLNKASFPETIINPDSQPRFSAWQHTNIQGLVSGHVNREASGRLRIDFRLWDVFSNRQIKGRRFYTAPEHWRRVAHMIADEIYGKMTGERGYFDTRIVFVDETGPRNARVKRLAIMDQDGANLTYLSDGSELVLTPRFSPNRQEITYMAYDKNKTPHVYLQQIEMGQRELIGTFDNMTIAPRFSPDGQKVIMSLLQNNGSANLYTMDLRTRTMTRLTTTKAIDTSASYSPDGKQIVFSSDREGTPQIYVMNADGTNPHRISSNEGNYSTPIWSPRGDYIAFTKQFQGQFSIGVMHPNGQGERLLTTGFHNEGPTWAPNGRVLMFFRQNAGVGTKIYTIDITGRNERQLPTPHDASDPAWSALLTVHSYNK is encoded by the coding sequence ATGACAAGAATGAGATACACTCTTTTTTCTTGGTTGATTGTCACCATAAGTGTATGGCTTTCCAACTTTTCATTAGCTCACGCACAGCTTAAGGGAACCATCGCCAGTGCTGATTTTAACCCCATCTCGATCGCAATCACAGATTTTATATCCAATGATTCAATAGGGCTGAAGATTGCTGCTGTCGTTGCAGCAGATCTTGAACGATCTGGACTTTTTTTACCACTAAACAAAGCATCTTTTCCTGAAACAATCATCAATCCCGATAGTCAGCCACGTTTTTCCGCGTGGCAACACACAAATATCCAGGGGTTAGTTAGCGGGCACGTTAACAGAGAAGCAAGCGGACGATTGAGAATTGACTTTCGTCTATGGGATGTTTTTAGCAATCGCCAAATCAAAGGGCGGCGATTTTATACAGCTCCAGAACACTGGCGACGCGTTGCCCATATGATCGCAGATGAAATCTACGGTAAAATGACAGGTGAACGTGGCTATTTTGATACACGCATTGTTTTTGTTGATGAAACAGGCCCGCGCAATGCACGGGTTAAACGCTTAGCCATTATGGATCAAGATGGCGCAAATCTAACCTATCTTTCCGATGGAAGTGAATTAGTGCTCACACCTCGTTTTTCACCCAATAGGCAAGAAATTACCTACATGGCGTATGATAAGAATAAAACACCTCATGTGTATCTTCAGCAAATTGAAATGGGGCAAAGAGAATTAATCGGAACTTTTGACAATATGACAATTGCCCCTCGCTTTTCGCCAGATGGGCAAAAAGTGATTATGAGTTTATTACAAAATAACGGCAGCGCAAACCTTTATACGATGGATCTGCGCACACGCACCATGACGCGCCTGACCACAACTAAAGCTATTGATACATCAGCTTCTTATTCACCTGATGGCAAGCAGATCGTCTTTTCATCTGATCGTGAGGGAACACCACAAATTTATGTTATGAATGCCGATGGCACTAATCCTCACCGTATTTCTTCTAATGAGGGCAACTATTCCACCCCCATTTGGTCACCGCGTGGTGACTATATCGCTTTCACAAAGCAATTTCAGGGGCAATTTTCCATTGGCGTTATGCACCCCAATGGGCAAGGTGAACGGCTTTTAACCACAGGTTTTCATAATGAAGGCCCCACTTGGGCCCCCAATGGCCGTGTGCTCATGTTCTTTCGTCAAAATGCGGGTGTAGGAACAAAAATCTACACAATCGATATTACCGGGCGCAACGAACGCCAATTACCAACACCTCATGATGCTTCTGACCCAGCATGGTCAGCCTTGCTTACTGTGCATTCATATAACAAATAA
- a CDS encoding class I fructose-bisphosphate aldolase, whose protein sequence is MKERLEDIALCLVSAGKGILAADESNATIGKRFESIGLEANEDYRRAYREMLFTAKDAMKCAISGVILFDETIRQKASSGQMLTDLIRDVGALPGIKVDTGAKPLAAFPYEMITEGLDGLRERLKDYFSLGARFAKWRAVITINEHSLPTRGAMRQNAQALARYASLCQEAGLVPIVEPEVLMDGQSRQHSIERCFEVTQEVLKTVFTELFEARVILEGMILKPNMVIDGKDARKACIEEVAEKTLCVLKQTVPSAVPGIAFLSGGQSDEEATAHLSAMNASGPWPWTLTFSYGRALQSAALKTWGGKQENVAAAQKAFYHRAKMNHLAALGQWTKEHEHSCA, encoded by the coding sequence ATGAAAGAACGTCTTGAAGATATAGCGCTTTGTTTGGTGAGTGCAGGAAAAGGCATTTTGGCAGCAGATGAAAGCAATGCAACAATTGGTAAACGGTTTGAATCAATTGGTTTAGAAGCAAATGAAGATTATCGTCGTGCTTATCGTGAAATGCTTTTTACTGCGAAGGATGCTATGAAATGCGCTATTTCTGGTGTAATTTTATTTGATGAAACCATTCGTCAAAAAGCATCCTCTGGTCAAATGTTGACTGATCTTATTCGAGATGTTGGTGCACTGCCAGGTATTAAGGTTGATACGGGTGCTAAGCCTTTGGCAGCTTTTCCTTATGAGATGATTACAGAAGGGTTAGATGGTCTTCGGGAACGTTTAAAGGACTATTTTTCTTTAGGAGCACGTTTTGCCAAATGGCGTGCGGTGATTACTATTAATGAGCATTCTTTGCCAACAAGAGGAGCTATGCGTCAAAATGCACAAGCTTTGGCACGTTATGCTTCTTTATGTCAGGAAGCAGGTCTTGTGCCGATTGTGGAGCCAGAGGTGCTGATGGATGGCCAATCGCGCCAGCATTCGATTGAACGCTGCTTTGAGGTGACGCAAGAGGTTTTAAAGACAGTATTTACAGAATTATTCGAGGCACGGGTCATACTTGAGGGTATGATTTTAAAACCCAATATGGTTATTGATGGGAAAGATGCGCGTAAAGCTTGTATTGAAGAAGTGGCTGAAAAAACTCTTTGTGTTCTCAAGCAGACTGTCCCTTCTGCTGTTCCAGGAATTGCTTTTCTTTCAGGGGGCCAGTCAGATGAGGAAGCCACAGCGCATTTATCAGCTATGAATGCTTCAGGCCCATGGCCTTGGACATTGACTTTTTCTTATGGTCGTGCGTTGCAATCTGCTGCTTTGAAAACATGGGGCGGAAAACAAGAAAATGTTGCAGCTGCACAAAAGGCTTTTTATCATCGTGCAAAGATGAATCATCTGGCAGCTTTAGGACAATGGACAAAAGAGCACGAACATTCTTGTGCTTGA
- a CDS encoding phosphoglycerate kinase, with protein sequence MKFRTIDEVDVAGKCVLVRVDFNVPMLQGKVCDETRLERHKETLSELQKRGAKLILISHCGRPKGQKVSELSLRPVAQALSKIMGQEISFLDKCVGLEVRAAVQALKEGDILLLENLRFHQDEEDNDDAFAEALACSADIYVNDAFSVSHRAHASTEGITHFLPSYAGRSLQRELHALEQGLGNPAYPLAAVVGGAKVSSKLFVLNHLVQKVNILVIGGGMANSFLAAQGYAIGKSLYEHTLMETVEEIIEKAHEYQCELVLPVDVVVGLHCEKNTPYRQCDLEDISDNEMILDVGPRSIERINEMLDTAATVVWNGPLGVFEVPPFDQGTIAVARHVAKRTQQGKLVSIAGGGDTVFALNHAGVANDFTYLSTAGGAFLEWMEGKSLPGVLALCRLE encoded by the coding sequence ATGAAGTTTCGGACAATTGATGAGGTCGATGTTGCAGGAAAATGTGTGCTGGTGCGGGTGGATTTTAATGTCCCGATGTTACAGGGAAAAGTATGTGATGAAACGCGCCTTGAACGCCATAAAGAGACGCTGAGTGAACTGCAAAAGCGTGGTGCTAAACTTATACTGATTTCCCATTGCGGCCGTCCTAAAGGGCAAAAAGTTTCAGAGCTTTCGCTTCGTCCTGTTGCGCAGGCTCTTTCCAAAATCATGGGTCAGGAGATTTCTTTTTTGGATAAATGTGTTGGCCTTGAAGTGCGTGCTGCTGTTCAAGCCTTAAAAGAGGGCGATATTCTACTTCTTGAAAATTTGCGTTTTCATCAAGATGAAGAGGATAACGATGATGCTTTTGCTGAAGCTTTAGCATGCAGTGCTGACATTTATGTGAATGATGCTTTTTCTGTTTCTCATCGTGCTCATGCATCAACAGAGGGAATTACGCATTTTTTGCCTTCTTATGCGGGGCGTTCTTTGCAACGCGAATTGCATGCTTTAGAACAAGGGCTTGGTAACCCGGCGTATCCCTTGGCGGCTGTTGTGGGTGGCGCTAAGGTTTCAAGTAAGCTTTTTGTGCTCAATCATTTGGTTCAAAAGGTCAATATTTTGGTGATTGGTGGTGGTATGGCTAATAGTTTTTTAGCGGCACAAGGCTATGCTATTGGTAAATCACTCTATGAGCACACTTTAATGGAAACAGTTGAAGAGATTATTGAAAAAGCGCACGAATATCAGTGTGAGCTTGTTTTACCGGTGGATGTGGTGGTTGGATTGCATTGTGAAAAAAATACCCCGTATCGTCAGTGTGATCTTGAGGATATTTCTGATAATGAGATGATTTTGGATGTTGGTCCTCGTTCTATTGAACGGATTAATGAGATGCTTGATACTGCTGCAACTGTTGTGTGGAATGGGCCACTTGGTGTTTTTGAAGTTCCTCCCTTTGATCAGGGGACGATTGCAGTGGCGCGCCACGTTGCAAAACGTACTCAACAAGGTAAGTTAGTGTCAATTGCTGGAGGTGGTGATACAGTTTTTGCACTCAATCATGCGGGCGTTGCGAATGATTTTACTTATCTTTCAACCGCAGGGGGGGCTTTTTTGGAGTGGATGGAAGGCAAAAGCCTTCCTGGTGTTTTGGCTTTATGCAGGCTTGAATAA
- the gap gene encoding type I glyceraldehyde-3-phosphate dehydrogenase, which yields MSIRVAINGFGRIGRSILRAIVESGRKDIEVVAINDLGPVETNAHLLRYDSVHGRFGAPVKVVGDALDVGHGLIQVTAQRDPACLPWGDLGIDIALECTGLFTERDKASAHLVAGAKRVLISAPSNDADLTVVYGVNHQALSKEHQVVSNASCTTNCLAPVAQVLHKVVGIEKGFMTTIHSYTGDQPVLDTMHSDLYRARAAALSMIPTSTGAAKAVGLVLPELKGLLDGVAIRVPTPNVSVVDLTFTAQRSTTVEEINAAICDAAQGQLKGILDYTAEKLVSSDFNHNPHSAIVQNEQTKVIDGKLCRVLVWYDNEWGFSNRMADTAVAFAKTL from the coding sequence ATGAGTATTCGCGTTGCAATTAATGGATTTGGTCGTATTGGGCGCTCTATTTTGCGCGCTATTGTTGAAAGTGGACGCAAAGATATTGAGGTTGTTGCGATCAATGATTTGGGTCCTGTAGAAACCAATGCCCATTTATTGCGCTATGATTCGGTGCACGGGCGTTTTGGCGCACCTGTTAAGGTGGTGGGTGATGCACTTGATGTTGGGCATGGTTTGATTCAGGTAACAGCACAGCGTGACCCTGCGTGTTTACCTTGGGGGGATTTGGGTATTGATATTGCCTTAGAATGTACAGGTCTTTTTACCGAGCGCGATAAAGCAAGTGCCCACTTGGTGGCTGGTGCAAAACGTGTTCTTATTTCTGCGCCTTCTAATGATGCTGATTTAACTGTGGTGTATGGGGTTAACCACCAGGCTTTAAGTAAAGAACACCAGGTGGTGTCGAATGCTTCTTGCACAACCAATTGTTTGGCACCTGTTGCGCAAGTGCTCCACAAGGTTGTTGGTATTGAAAAGGGCTTTATGACGACAATCCATTCTTATACGGGTGATCAACCTGTTTTAGATACAATGCACAGTGATCTTTACCGTGCTCGTGCTGCTGCTCTTTCTATGATCCCCACATCAACAGGGGCTGCTAAGGCAGTGGGATTGGTTTTGCCAGAATTAAAAGGTCTGTTAGATGGGGTGGCCATTCGTGTTCCAACGCCTAATGTTTCTGTTGTTGATTTGACATTTACAGCTCAGCGTTCCACAACAGTTGAAGAGATTAATGCTGCCATTTGTGATGCTGCGCAAGGTCAGCTTAAGGGGATTTTAGACTATACAGCAGAAAAACTTGTTAGCAGTGATTTTAATCATAATCCACATTCGGCTATTGTTCAAAATGAGCAAACTAAAGTTATTGATGGTAAACTTTGCCGCGTTCTTGTTTGGTACGATAATGAATGGGGTTTTTCAAATCGCATGGCTGATACTGCTGTGGCTTTTGCCAAAACTTTGTAA